The Lipingzhangella halophila genome segment ACCGGCTCGTGGTCCTCCAGGAACGTCTCGTACATCTCCTGCAGCGCGGGAAGATCCCACCAGCGCGCCACGGCCTCCGCCAGGTCGCTGAACCCGAGGTGGGTAGCGTGGAAAAGCTCCACGTAGCCGTCCATGCCCAGCTTGTGCACGGCCTGGCGGGCCTGCTCGCTCAGGTGCGCCGGGGCGATCCACACGCCGGCGGTGGTCGTGCCGAAACCAAGCCAGGTCAGCTGGGAGCGCAGCACGTGGCGCTTGCGGCGCTCGGATTCCGGAAACGAGAAGATCACCAGGACCCAGCCCTCGGAGAGGTGGGCGACCTGGCGGTTGAAGATCCGGAGGTCCCCCTCGGCGAGGATCCGCATTCCCTCAGCGGAGAGGCGGTACCCGGCCACGCGGCCGTTCCGTTCCGCGTCCAGCAGGCCGCGGCGCTTCAGCCGGGAGATCGCCGAGCGAGTCGCCGGCGCGTCCACGCCGAGCTCGGCCAGCACGGAGATGAGGTCGGCCACCGAGATCCAGCCGCCGATGTCCCGCCCGTAGGAGCCGAAGAAGGACACGATGAGCGAACGCGGGCGGCGGTTGGGGCTCTCGGTCCCGGAATCCCCCAGGGCCACGGCAGTACTCTCCGGTGTCGTTTGAGGATTGAGCGTCACATGAACACGATATCGCGCTGCTCGCTTCGTTCGTGGACCTGGTTGCCGAAAAAGCGGGTCGATATCGATCCATTGACGGTCGTCACAATTTCTGTATATTTGAGTGTGTCGTGAGTCACTGCCCCCGCTTAATCGCAGGTGCGGTGCCTGAGATCCCGTGACACCGAGAGACGAGATGCCGATGGCGCTTCCCTTGGCCGACTCCCTGACCGACGCGGACCGCGCGTTCGCCGAGTGGGTGCGAGAGCAGGCCGCGAAGCTGGACACCGCACATCGGTCGGAGGCCAGCGGGGTCGACCGCGACCTCGTGCTCAGCCTCGGCGAGCGCGGACTCCTGGGGGCGGTCTTCCCTGGAGCGAGTGCGGGAGACCATTGCCGGGAGGCGTCGGCCGTTCGGCTGTGCCTGCTGCGGGAGCACCTCTCCCGGGTCGACACGCACGCCGAGACAGCGCTCGCCCTGCAGGGGCTGGGCAGCTATCCCCTGGTGCAGTCCGGGACCCAGCAGCAGCGCGCACGCTGGATCCCCGCCGTCGCCGCCGGTGAGGCCGTTGCGGCCTTCGCGCTCACAGAACCGGACGCCGGATCCGACGCCGCCGCCCTGGCGCTGGAGGCCGAGCCCGCCGGCGACGGGTGGCGCCTGAACGGGGAGAAGACCTGGATCTCCAACGCCCCGGAGGCGGACTTCTACACCGTGTTCGCCCGCACCACTCCCGACGCCGGGGCACGCGGTGTCACCGCGTTCCTCGTACCCGCGGATCGACCGGGGCTGTCCGGCGAGCCGCTGCACATGCTCGCCCCGCACGCTCTGGGCCATCTGGTCTTCGACGCGGTCCCGGTCGCGCCCGAGGACGTGGTCGGCGAGGTCGACCGCGGGTTCCGGGTCGCCATGCGGACACTCGATCTGTTCCGGCCCAGCGTCGGGGCGTTCGCCGTTGGTATGGCCGGCGCCGCGCTGGATGCCGCGACCACCCACGCCACCGGGCGGCACGCCTTCGGTGGCCCACTCACCAACCTGCAGTCCACCAGGCACACCCTCGCCGAAATGGCCACCCGCACCGAGGCAGCCCGCCTCCTCGTCTACGCCGCCGCGGCCGTCTACGACGCCGGCTCCCCGGAAACCGGATGGCGAGCCGCCATGGCGAAGCTCTTCGCCACCGAAACCGCGCAGTACGTGGTCGACGCTGCCGTCCAGCTGCACGGCGCCCGGGCACTGCGCCGGGGCCATCCGCTGGAGCACCTGTACCGCGAGGTGCGCGCGCCGCGCATCTACGAGGGGGCCTCGGAGGTGCAGCGGGAGATCATCGCCCGAGGGATGCTGACCTAACCCTCCGCTCCGGCCCTGGAGGTCACCATGTTGCCGCCCCTGTCACCCACCGGACACACCGACACCTTTACCCGAGACCATCTCCCTCCGGCCGAAGAATGGCCTGAGCTGCACTTCGACCTGCCTGAGCTGCACTACCCCGACCTTCTCAACTGCGCTGAGGAGCTCCTGGACCGCACGATCGCGCGTTTCGGAAGCGAGCGGCGCTGCCTCGTGGGCCAGCGGGAGTCCTGGACCTACGGCCAGCTGCGGCGGCACGTCGACCAGATCGCGCACGTGCTCGCCGACGACCTCGGCGTGCGTCCCGGCAACCGGGTGCTGCTGCGCGGCCCCAACTCACCGTGGCTGGCCGCGTGCTGGCTCGCCGTCCAGAAGGTCGGCGGCGTGGTGGTCACGGTGCTGCCGGCACTGCGCTCGGGAGAGCTCGCGGCGATCCTGCGCTCCGCCGCTATCGGATACGCGCTCTGCGACCACCGCTACCTGGACGACCTCACCGCGGTCCTGGACGGCGCCCCCGAGATGGGGACCCGGGTTCTCAGCTACGGCGGGGGAGAGGAAGACAGCCTGGAGGCGCGTGCGGCCTCCCGCCCCGCCGAGTTCTCCGCTGTCCGGGTGGCGGCCGATGACGCCTGCATGATCGCCTACACCTCCGGCACCACGGGCGCGCCCAAGGGGTGCGTCCACTTCCACCGCGACGTGCTCGCCATCGCGGACACCTTCTCCGCGCGGGTGCTGCGCCCCCTCCCGGACGACCTGTTCGTGGGCAGCCCCCCGTTCGCCTTCACGTTCGGCCTGGGCGGCCTGCTGATCTTCCCCCTGCGGGCGGGCGCGGCGTCGCTGCTGCTGGAGCGGGCCGGCCCTGATGAGCTGCTGGACGCCGTCACCAACCACCGTGCGAGCGTGGTGTTCACCGCGCCCACGGCCTATCGGGCCCTCCTCGCCCGGATCGACGGCCACGACCTCTCCAGTCTGCGGCGGTGCGTCTCCGCGGGAGAGCACCTGCCAGCGGCCACCTGGCAGGCGTGGCACGAGGCGACCGGCGTCCGCATCATCGACGGCATCGGCGCCACCGAGATGCTGCACATCTTCGTCTCCGCGGCCGACGACGACATCCGTCCCGGCGCCACCGGGCACGCCGTACCCGGGTTCCGCGTAGCGATCCTCGACGACGCGGGCAGGCCCGTCCCCGACGGCGAGGCCGGCAGCCTGGCGGTGCGCGGCCCGGTCGGCTGCCGCTACCTCGCGGACGAGCGGCAGCGCCGCTACGTGCGGCACGGGTGGAACCTCACCGGAGACACCTACGTCCGCGACGCCGACGGATACCTGTGGTACCAGGCCCGCAGCGACGACATGATCATCTCGGCCGGGTACAACATCGCCCCGGCCGAGGTGGAGGAGGCGCTGCTGGCCTCGCCGGAGGTGGCCGAGACCGCCGTGGTCGGCGTCCCCGACGCCGAGCGGGGGGAGATCGTCAAGGCGTTCGTGGTGCTGCGGGAAGGCGCGACCGGCTCCCCGGAACGCGCCGAAGGGCTCAAGGAGCACGTGAAGTCCCACATCGCGCCGTACAAGACACCGCGCGCCGTGGAGTTCCTGGCGGCGCTGCCGCGCACAGCCACCGGAAAGCTCCAGCGGTTCAAACTGCGCGAGTCGAACTGACGCGCCGCTGTCCCGATGCCCTGGGCATGCGGCGGTGAGAGCACAGGAAGGACAGGGAGTCCATGCGCATTGCGTGTATCGGCGGAGGGCCGGGCGGGCTGTACCTCGCCGCTCTGGTCAAGCAGCTCGACGCCGACCACCACGTCACCGTGTTCGAGCGCAACGCGGTCGACGACACCTTCGGGTTCGGCGTGGTGCTCTCCGACGAGACCCTGGGCGGTATCGAGCACGCGGACCCCGTGGTCTACCGGGCGCTGGCGAGCGAGTTCGCGCAGTGGGACGACATCGACATCCACCACCGGGGCACGGTCGTCACATCCGGGGGACACGGCTTCGCCGCCATCGGCCGGCGCCGCCTCCTGCAGATCCTGCGGGAACGCTGCGCCGACCTCGGCGTCGAGATCCGCACCCGCGTCGAGGCGCCCGCGGCCACCACGCTCGCCGAGACGTATGATCTCGTCGTGGCGGCGGACGGCGGCAACAGCACGACCCGCGCCCTGCACGCCGAAGACTTCGGCACCAGCCTGGAGCGCGGCCGCAACATGTTCATGTGGCTGGGCACCGATCTTGTCTTCGACGCGTTCAACTTCCACATCGTGGAGACGCCGCACGGCATCATGCAGCTGCATGGCTACCCCTACTCCGCCGGCGCCAGCACGTTCATCGTGGAGATGCGCGAGGACGTGTGGCACAAGGCAGGGTTCGCCGACATCTGCGCCGGGAAGGAGCTCCCGCCCGGCGTCAGCGACACCGAGAGCATCGCCGTGTGCGAGGAGCTGTTCTCCGACGTGCTGGGGGGCCACAGCCTCATCCCCAACAACTCGAAGTGGCAGAACTTCCCCACGGTCCGCAACCGCACCTGGTGCCGGGGCAACATCGCGCTCCTCGGCGACGCCGCGCACACGGCGCACTTCTCCATCGGGTCGGGCACCAAGCTGGCCATGGAGGACGCGCTCGCGCTCGCGGCCTGCCTGCATGAGCACCCCGACGTGCCCGCCGCGCTACGCGCCTACGAGACGGAGCGCCAGTCCGTGGTGGCCAGTGTGCAGCGTGCCGCCCAGGCCAGCATGGAGTGGTTCGAGGACATCGACCGGCACACCCGCCAGGAGCCGGCCCAGTTCGCGTTCAACCTGCTCACCCGCAGCCGCCGGGTCACCTACGACAACCTCCGGCTCCGCGACCCCGGGTTCGTCAACGGTGTCGACGCGTGGTTCACCGGCGCCGTCGCCCGCGAACTTGGAGGCGGCCGTGCTGGTGAGGAGTCCGGCAGCCGGACTCCCGCCGCGGTTCCGGAAGAGCACCGGCCCCCCATGTTCCACCCCTTCCGGCTGCGCGGGATGGAGTTGCGCAACCGCGTCGTGGTCTCCGCCATGGACATGTACTCCGCGGTCGAGGGGGAGCCCGGCGACTTCCACCTCACGCACCTGGGCGGCAAGGCCCTGGGCGGCGCTGGTCTGGTCATGACCGAGATGGTGTGCGTCTCCGAGACCGGCCGCATCACGCCCGGCTGCGCCGGGCTCTACCGGCCCGAGCACGAGGCCGCGTGGCGCCGCATCACCGGCTTTGTGCACGAGCACAGCGAGGCCAAGATCGGCGTGCAGCTCGGCCACTCCGGCCGGAAGGGGTCGACGCGGCTGATGTGGGAGGGCATCGACCAGCCCTTGGAAGAGGGAAACTGGCCGGTCGTGGCGCCGTCGCCCATTCCGTACCGCGCCGGCGTCAACCAGGTGCCCCGCGAGCTCGACATCGCGACCATGGCGCGCATCCGCGAGGAGTTCGCGGCCGCCGCCGAGTCCGCCGACCAAGCCGGCTTCGACCTGCTCGAACTGCACTGCGCCCACGGGTACCTGCTGTCCAGCTTCATCTCCCCGATCACCAACCAGCGCGAGGACGACTACGGCGGCGACCTGGCGGGCCGGTTGCGCTACCCGCTGGAGGTGTTCGCGGCGGTGCGGGAGGTGTGGCCGTCCCATAAGCCCCTGACGGTGCGGATCTCCGCGACCGACTGGGTGGAGGGCGGCATCACCGGCGACGACGCTGTCGAGATCGCGTGCGCCTTTGCCGCGGCGGGCGCCGATGCCATCGACGTGTCCGCCGGGCAGGTCACACCGGAGGAGCGGCCCGCCTACGGGCGCAGCTACCAGGTCCCGTTCGCCGAGCGGATCCGCAACGAGGCCGGTGTGCCCACCATCGCCGTCGGCGCCATCTCCTCCTACGACGACGTGAACTCCACGGTGCTGGCCGGCCGCGCCGACCTGTGCGCGCTCGGCCGGCCGCACCTGTACGACCCGCACTGGACGCTGCACGCCGCGGCCGAACAGGACTACAACGGTCCCGGCGCCACGTGGCCCGCCCCATTCCGGGCGGGCAGCCGCAAGCCGCCGAGCGGGCGCACCGACGGACCGCGCCCCCGACTGGAGCTGCTGAGGTCGGGGTCCGGGACGCTGGGCACGGCGCACCAGCGCTGGCGGCCGGACGGCGGGTGACCGCGTAACACACTCCATGACCAGCGGGACCCTGAGGAAGCGAGGAGGGCGGCATGCGGGTATCGACGAGGAGCTACGGGAACCACCCGAGCCAGTTCGCGCACCTCTGGCTCCCGGACAGCCCGGCCGCCACCCCCGCGCCTGTCGCGGTGCTGCTGCACGGCGGCTGGTGGCGGGACCGCCACGGCCTCCAGCTGATGGACCCCCTGGCCGAGGACCTGGTGTCCGCCGGCTGGGCCGTGTGGAACGTGGAATACCGCCGCACGGGCACCGACGGCGGCGGATGGCCGCAGACCCGCGACGACGTGGCGAGGGCGCTGCGGTACCTCGACTCGGCCGCGGCCGGCCTCGGAATCTCCGGCGCGCGATGGGGCGGCCGGGCCGTGGTCATCGGCCATTCCGCGGGCGGCCATCTGGCCATGCTCACCAGGGGCACCACCCCCCTCGCCACCTGTGTTGTCGCACTCGCCCCGGTCACCGACCTGGAACGCAGCGCGCGCGAAGGCCTCGGGGAGGGGGCGGTAGCCCCGTTCCTCGGGCCCGCCCCCGCACCAGAGCTGTACCGCGCCAGCTCGCCCATTGCGGCGCTGCCCGTGGGAATACCGGAACTCCTTGTCCACGGCGACGCCGACCAGCGCGTTCCGGTCGAGCACAGCCGGGACTATGTGGCCGCCGCACGCGCGTGTCCGGACACGGTGGACTACTACGAGATCCCCGGCGCCGACCACTTCGCTGTCATCGACCCGGCGCACGCGGCCTGGAACCGTGTGCGCACCTGGCTGGACACGGGTACCCGTGACGGCGTCCCAGACCCGTTGGCCTCGCGCCAGCCCCGGCAGCGGCCCTGAGGCCGCGAATCCCCCACTCCCGCACGAGAGGCAGGAAACCCATGTCGCCCGGCCCCCCGGCAACACAACCCGAGCAGGCGCGTCCGGTCAGCCGGCACAAGCGCCTCATCGTGGTCGTGGTCTGCGCGTTCACGATCATCCTGGACGGCTACGACCTGACGGTGTACGGCGCCATTGTGCCGAGCCTGCTGGAGTACCAGCAGTGGGACGTCAGCGAGGCCGAGGCCGGCACCCTCGGCTCCTACGCCCTGATCGGCATGCTCATCGGGGCGCTCGTCGTCGGAACCCTTACCGATCTCGTGGGCCGCCGGCGGATCGTCATCGGCTGTGTCATCTGGTTCTCCACGGGCATGCTGCTGACCGCGTTCGCCCCCACCCCCGAGGCTTTCGGCCTGCTGCGTTTCGTGACGGGGCTGGGGCTCGGCGGTGTGATCCCCACCGCGATCGCGCTCACCCTGGAGTACGCGGAGCCGCACCGGCGCAACATGACAAACGCCATCATGTTCTCCGGTTACGCCATCGGCGGTATCGCCGCCGCCCTGGTCGCCATCCCGGTGCTGGCCCGCTTCGAGTGGCAGACGTTGTTCTGGTTGGGGGCCCTGCCGGCGCTCGTGCTCGTGCCGCTGGCGTACTTCGCCCTGCCGGAGTCGCCGAACTACCTGCGTGCCCGGGGGCGCGAGGAGGAGGCCCGGAAGCTCGCCGACCGCTACGGGGTCACGCTCGAAGAGTCCCCGGAGGCACCGCGTGACCGTGCCCGCTCGAAGGGGGCGCTCTCCAACGTCGGCGCGCTGGTGGGCCGCGACCTCCTCGCCGGCACCCTGCTGTTCTGGGTCGCCAACGGCATGGGCCTGCTGCTGGTCTACGGGCTGAACACCTGGCTGGCCGGGATCATGTTCTCCGCCGGCTTCCCGTTGGGCTCCTCGCTGACATTCCTCATGGCGCTGAACCTCGGCGCGATTCTGGGTGCCCCGACCGGCGGGGCGCTCGCCGACCGTTTCGGGTCCAAGAGGGTCGTCACCACCATGTTCGCGACGGCGGCCGCCTGCATCCTGATCATGAGCATGCAGCCGCCCATGGTGCTGCTGTACGTCTGCGTGGCGGTGGCCGGGGCGTGCACGATCGGAACCACGATCCTGGTGAACTCCTTCACGGGGAACTTCTACCCGGCCGCGCTGCGTGCCACCGGACTGGGGTGGGCGCTGGCGGTGGGCCGGATCGGGGCGATCATCGGCCCGATCTACGGCGGGCTGGTCGTGGGATCGGGACTGGGCGTCGAGGTGAACTTCTACGCGTTTGTGATCCCGGCCGTCATCGGCGCGTTCGCCGTCGTCGCGGTGCCCCGCTCCCGGGCCGCGGTCCTGCCGGAGAAGACGGCGCAGCCGGTAGATGAGCAGGGATAGCCAGAGGGGCCGCACCGCCCGGCGGTGCGGCCCCGGAGCCAGGCGGAGAGGACGGCCCGCCCTCTTCCCGGCGGAGTCCCCGCC includes the following:
- a CDS encoding PaaX family transcriptional regulator, producing MALGDSGTESPNRRPRSLIVSFFGSYGRDIGGWISVADLISVLAELGVDAPATRSAISRLKRRGLLDAERNGRVAGYRLSAEGMRILAEGDLRIFNRQVAHLSEGWVLVIFSFPESERRKRHVLRSQLTWLGFGTTTAGVWIAPAHLSEQARQAVHKLGMDGYVELFHATHLGFSDLAEAVARWWDLPALQEMYETFLEDHEPVLNSWRSHGTITREHEGAAFADHLRAVDAWRRMPFLDPGLPPELLPASWAGRRAARVFFDLHTLLHEPSLAHVRAVTGTGPPHHRPAPA
- a CDS encoding acyl-CoA dehydrogenase family protein, producing MALPLADSLTDADRAFAEWVREQAAKLDTAHRSEASGVDRDLVLSLGERGLLGAVFPGASAGDHCREASAVRLCLLREHLSRVDTHAETALALQGLGSYPLVQSGTQQQRARWIPAVAAGEAVAAFALTEPDAGSDAAALALEAEPAGDGWRLNGEKTWISNAPEADFYTVFARTTPDAGARGVTAFLVPADRPGLSGEPLHMLAPHALGHLVFDAVPVAPEDVVGEVDRGFRVAMRTLDLFRPSVGAFAVGMAGAALDAATTHATGRHAFGGPLTNLQSTRHTLAEMATRTEAARLLVYAAAAVYDAGSPETGWRAAMAKLFATETAQYVVDAAVQLHGARALRRGHPLEHLYREVRAPRIYEGASEVQREIIARGMLT
- a CDS encoding AMP-binding protein, encoding MLPPLSPTGHTDTFTRDHLPPAEEWPELHFDLPELHYPDLLNCAEELLDRTIARFGSERRCLVGQRESWTYGQLRRHVDQIAHVLADDLGVRPGNRVLLRGPNSPWLAACWLAVQKVGGVVVTVLPALRSGELAAILRSAAIGYALCDHRYLDDLTAVLDGAPEMGTRVLSYGGGEEDSLEARAASRPAEFSAVRVAADDACMIAYTSGTTGAPKGCVHFHRDVLAIADTFSARVLRPLPDDLFVGSPPFAFTFGLGGLLIFPLRAGAASLLLERAGPDELLDAVTNHRASVVFTAPTAYRALLARIDGHDLSSLRRCVSAGEHLPAATWQAWHEATGVRIIDGIGATEMLHIFVSAADDDIRPGATGHAVPGFRVAILDDAGRPVPDGEAGSLAVRGPVGCRYLADERQRRYVRHGWNLTGDTYVRDADGYLWYQARSDDMIISAGYNIAPAEVEEALLASPEVAETAVVGVPDAERGEIVKAFVVLREGATGSPERAEGLKEHVKSHIAPYKTPRAVEFLAALPRTATGKLQRFKLRESN
- a CDS encoding bifunctional salicylyl-CoA 5-hydroxylase/oxidoreductase; amino-acid sequence: MRIACIGGGPGGLYLAALVKQLDADHHVTVFERNAVDDTFGFGVVLSDETLGGIEHADPVVYRALASEFAQWDDIDIHHRGTVVTSGGHGFAAIGRRRLLQILRERCADLGVEIRTRVEAPAATTLAETYDLVVAADGGNSTTRALHAEDFGTSLERGRNMFMWLGTDLVFDAFNFHIVETPHGIMQLHGYPYSAGASTFIVEMREDVWHKAGFADICAGKELPPGVSDTESIAVCEELFSDVLGGHSLIPNNSKWQNFPTVRNRTWCRGNIALLGDAAHTAHFSIGSGTKLAMEDALALAACLHEHPDVPAALRAYETERQSVVASVQRAAQASMEWFEDIDRHTRQEPAQFAFNLLTRSRRVTYDNLRLRDPGFVNGVDAWFTGAVARELGGGRAGEESGSRTPAAVPEEHRPPMFHPFRLRGMELRNRVVVSAMDMYSAVEGEPGDFHLTHLGGKALGGAGLVMTEMVCVSETGRITPGCAGLYRPEHEAAWRRITGFVHEHSEAKIGVQLGHSGRKGSTRLMWEGIDQPLEEGNWPVVAPSPIPYRAGVNQVPRELDIATMARIREEFAAAAESADQAGFDLLELHCAHGYLLSSFISPITNQREDDYGGDLAGRLRYPLEVFAAVREVWPSHKPLTVRISATDWVEGGITGDDAVEIACAFAAAGADAIDVSAGQVTPEERPAYGRSYQVPFAERIRNEAGVPTIAVGAISSYDDVNSTVLAGRADLCALGRPHLYDPHWTLHAAAEQDYNGPGATWPAPFRAGSRKPPSGRTDGPRPRLELLRSGSGTLGTAHQRWRPDGG
- a CDS encoding alpha/beta hydrolase family protein; translation: MRVSTRSYGNHPSQFAHLWLPDSPAATPAPVAVLLHGGWWRDRHGLQLMDPLAEDLVSAGWAVWNVEYRRTGTDGGGWPQTRDDVARALRYLDSAAAGLGISGARWGGRAVVIGHSAGGHLAMLTRGTTPLATCVVALAPVTDLERSAREGLGEGAVAPFLGPAPAPELYRASSPIAALPVGIPELLVHGDADQRVPVEHSRDYVAAARACPDTVDYYEIPGADHFAVIDPAHAAWNRVRTWLDTGTRDGVPDPLASRQPRQRP
- a CDS encoding MFS transporter, encoding MSPGPPATQPEQARPVSRHKRLIVVVVCAFTIILDGYDLTVYGAIVPSLLEYQQWDVSEAEAGTLGSYALIGMLIGALVVGTLTDLVGRRRIVIGCVIWFSTGMLLTAFAPTPEAFGLLRFVTGLGLGGVIPTAIALTLEYAEPHRRNMTNAIMFSGYAIGGIAAALVAIPVLARFEWQTLFWLGALPALVLVPLAYFALPESPNYLRARGREEEARKLADRYGVTLEESPEAPRDRARSKGALSNVGALVGRDLLAGTLLFWVANGMGLLLVYGLNTWLAGIMFSAGFPLGSSLTFLMALNLGAILGAPTGGALADRFGSKRVVTTMFATAAACILIMSMQPPMVLLYVCVAVAGACTIGTTILVNSFTGNFYPAALRATGLGWALAVGRIGAIIGPIYGGLVVGSGLGVEVNFYAFVIPAVIGAFAVVAVPRSRAAVLPEKTAQPVDEQG